One Glycine max cultivar Williams 82 chromosome 6, Glycine_max_v4.0, whole genome shotgun sequence DNA segment encodes these proteins:
- the LOC100799947 gene encoding WAT1-related protein At5g07050: protein MATEKLRSCANFLENSKPYFAMIAIQFGYAGMNIITKISLNRGMSHYVLVVYRHAFATAVVAPFAFIFERKAQPRITFPIFMQIFILALLGPVIDQNFYYAGLKLTSPTFSCAMSNVLPAMTFVMAVLCRMEKINMKKVRCQAKVVGTLVTVAGAMLMTLYKGPMVWTKDAPHNGQINNATNTTTYSDKDWFIGSILLIIATLAWASLFVLQAKAIETYKNHQLSLTSLICFIGTLQAIAVTFVMEHKPSVWTIGWDMNLLAAAYAGIVTSSITYYVQGLVIKKKGPVFATAFSPLMMIIVAIMGSFILSEQLFLGGVLGAILIVIGLYSVLWGKHKEQVVKNEVEDIPLPVKGAQLDGNPETLIDSTDQKSDSNKISSHIINVSIPELPMKSNNS from the exons ATGGCCACTGAAAAGCTTAGAAGTTGTGCAAACTTCCTTGAGAACTCTAAACCCTACTTTGCCATGATTGCTATACAATTTGGCTATGCAGGCATGAACATTATCACTAAGATTTCCCTCAACCGTGGCATGAGCCACTATGTCCTCGTTGTTTATCGTCATGCCTTTGCCACTGCTGTTGTCGCTCCATTTGCCTTCATCTTTGAAAG GAAAGCTCAACCAAGGATAACATTCCCAATTTTCATGCAAATTTTCATCCTAGCTCTACTTGG GCCAGTGATTGATCAAAACTTCTACTATGCTGGGTTGAAATTAACCTCCCCAACTTTCTCATGTGCAATGAGCAACGTGCTTCCTGCCATGACTTTTGTTATGGCAGTTTTATGCCG GATGGAGAAGATCAACATGAAGAAGGTGAGATGCCAAGCCAAGGTGGTGGGAACATTGGTGACGGTGGCTGGGGCCATGTTGATGACCTTGTACAAAGGTCCTATGGTTTGGACCAAAGATGCACCTCATAATGGGCAAATCAATAATGCAACAAATACCACAACATATTCAGACAAGGATTGGTTCATAGGCTCTATCCTCCTAATCATTGCCACTCTTGCCTGGGCATCCCTCTTTGTTTTACAA GCCAAAGCCATTGAAACCTACAAAAATCACCAGCTAAGCCTCACATCACTTATCTGCTTCATAGGCACTCTTCAAGCTATTGCAGTTACTTTTGTTATGGAACACAAGCCATCCGTGTGGACAATTGGCTGGGATATGAACTTACTTGCCGCTGCCTATGCT GGGATTGTTACATCAAGCATAACATACTATGTCCAAGGATTGGTAATTAAGAAGAAAGGGCCTGTTTTCGCAACTGCATTTAGCCCTCTGATGATGATCATTGTAGCCATCATGGGCTCCTTTATCCTTTCAGAGCAGCTTTTTCTTGGAGG TGTTCTTGGTGCTATCTTGATCGTTATAGGCTTATACTCAGTTCTTTGGGGAAAGCACAAAGAACAAGTGGTGAAGAACGAGGTAGAGGATATACCCTTGCCTGTAAAGGGTGCTCAACTTGATGGAAACCCAGAAACACTTATTGATTCCACTGATCAGAAATCTGATTCCAACAAGATCTCTTCACATATAATTAATGTGTCTATCCCTGAGCTTCCCATGAAATCTAATAACAGTTaa